A single window of Cytobacillus dafuensis DNA harbors:
- a CDS encoding NADPH-dependent FMN reductase, which translates to MKILGISGTILGAKTAILVEAVMKEIKEKHPEIETELLDLRNIQMEFCDGRKPELYNDDTKNMIKAVSEADFYLVGFPIFNGSFPAPLKNLFDIVPPSVFRHKVMGFVANGGTYQHYLVVENQMKPIAGYFRSFVAPSYVYVNGSHFNEANEIVDEDVLKRIEDLAEELVFMASGLGHL; encoded by the coding sequence ATGAAAATATTAGGTATTTCAGGGACAATTTTGGGAGCAAAGACAGCGATTTTAGTGGAGGCTGTGATGAAAGAAATCAAAGAGAAACACCCTGAAATTGAAACTGAGCTGCTTGACTTAAGAAATATACAAATGGAATTCTGTGATGGCAGGAAACCAGAATTATATAATGATGATACAAAGAATATGATAAAAGCCGTATCTGAGGCTGATTTTTATCTTGTTGGATTTCCGATTTTCAATGGATCATTCCCAGCACCTTTGAAAAATTTATTTGATATCGTTCCACCTTCCGTTTTTCGTCATAAAGTAATGGGGTTTGTTGCAAATGGAGGGACTTATCAACATTATTTAGTCGTCGAAAATCAAATGAAGCCGATCGCAGGTTATTTCAGGTCCTTTGTAGCGCCAAGCTATGTGTATGTCAACGGAAGCCACTTTAATGAGGCGAATGAAATCGTTGATGAAGATGTATTAAAGCGCATTGAGGATTTAGCGGAGGAACTAGTTTTTATGGCAAGTGGTTTAGGCCATTTATAG
- a CDS encoding sensor domain-containing diguanylate cyclase: MANMEGIRYILRIFDQLLKKIGTEKDIISNENYLEIEKNIEYPEDREVIDSVLLELQVINDQIENMRWLNQHYKILHEFAQVCSKTLNEEILLKKAYEMVSQVMSTDAFYMALYNEEKQQIQFLIMLENGKIYPNRTVDMGDTYTSKVIETREIIHLKKEAQAYESKAKFGEKESRSCIFVPVIIDDRVRGVISSQSLSDFAYRKEHEELLQIIGSQVINSIGTARLYKKIFLMSRTDELTGLKNHRAFHEDLTKLMNEKGHEKMTLMMIDSDHLKRINDNFGHDTGDLYLKKLANGIKSVCHDHIVGYRYAGDEFMLIIQSPSDVEAIYNKLLEFYREHPIKISNNEILISVSVGVAMYPEHGRTVDELKKSVDQVLYKAKQQGGNQIVIVNK, translated from the coding sequence ATGGCAAATATGGAAGGTATTCGCTATATATTAAGAATCTTTGACCAATTATTAAAAAAAATCGGTACAGAGAAAGATATCATTTCTAATGAAAATTATTTGGAGATCGAAAAGAATATTGAATATCCAGAGGATAGAGAGGTCATAGATTCAGTACTCTTAGAACTTCAAGTTATTAATGACCAAATAGAAAACATGAGATGGCTAAATCAGCATTATAAAATTCTTCATGAATTTGCCCAGGTTTGCAGCAAGACGCTGAATGAGGAGATCCTACTTAAAAAGGCATACGAAATGGTTTCTCAAGTAATGTCTACAGATGCCTTTTACATGGCTTTATATAATGAAGAAAAGCAGCAAATTCAATTTCTGATTATGCTGGAAAATGGAAAGATCTATCCAAATAGAACAGTAGACATGGGTGATACTTATACTTCAAAGGTTATTGAAACAAGAGAAATCATTCATTTGAAAAAAGAAGCGCAAGCCTATGAATCGAAAGCAAAATTTGGAGAGAAGGAATCAAGGTCATGTATTTTTGTACCAGTAATCATAGATGATCGTGTAAGAGGAGTTATATCATCTCAAAGCTTATCAGATTTTGCCTATCGTAAAGAACATGAGGAGCTTTTGCAAATAATTGGATCTCAAGTAATCAATTCAATTGGAACAGCTAGGCTATATAAAAAGATTTTTTTAATGTCAAGGACAGACGAATTAACAGGATTGAAAAATCACCGTGCTTTTCATGAAGATTTAACAAAGCTTATGAATGAAAAAGGTCATGAAAAAATGACTCTTATGATGATTGATTCTGATCATTTGAAGAGGATTAATGACAACTTCGGGCATGATACAGGTGATTTGTATTTAAAAAAATTAGCAAATGGGATAAAAAGTGTTTGTCATGATCATATTGTTGGCTATCGATATGCAGGAGACGAATTTATGCTGATCATCCAATCTCCATCGGATGTTGAGGCAATTTATAATAAACTCTTAGAATTTTATAGAGAACACCCCATCAAAATATCTAATAATGAAATTCTTATTTCAGTCAGTGTTGGCGTTGCAATGTATCCAGAACATGGCAGGACTGTTGATGAATTGAAGAAGTCCGTTGATCAAGTGTTATACAAAGCAAAGCAACAAGGTGGTAATCAAATTGTGATTGTGAATAAATAG
- a CDS encoding HD-GYP domain-containing protein: MRLINIDDYNPIFMQLARPVFDRQRRVLLAAGRTIHPVYLERLESIGVRYLLVEDALSEGISMDEIVDATTWIAAIEIIQKAFQDVAQKGNLPIITLQKLVSNLVEEVSKRKAIILFPTTSLAEDLREYAHAVNVALLSLHLANKKQIPPNQLKDVGMGALLHDIGNAIKVSDAGHPLVGFNFLRNIREISLLSAHMAYQHHEKVDGTGFPRGIAEDQIHEFAQICSIANMYDNLLSSQEMPPHEVMEYIMTKAGTDFSMELVQLFVEVVPSYIPGTRVIMNNGREAIITKIKGSMQRPYIRFIESGEEVSLVSNPTLLIKEVLQKG; encoded by the coding sequence ATGAGACTAATAAACATAGACGATTACAATCCAATTTTTATGCAGCTTGCCCGTCCTGTTTTTGATAGGCAAAGGAGAGTGCTGCTTGCTGCTGGGAGAACGATTCACCCTGTATATTTAGAACGGCTTGAATCAATAGGTGTACGCTATTTGTTAGTTGAGGATGCTCTATCTGAAGGAATATCCATGGATGAAATTGTTGATGCAACGACCTGGATTGCGGCTATTGAAATTATTCAAAAAGCTTTTCAGGATGTTGCGCAAAAAGGCAATCTACCCATAATTACATTGCAAAAGCTTGTTTCGAATCTAGTGGAAGAGGTTTCAAAGCGAAAAGCAATCATTTTATTCCCGACAACCTCACTTGCCGAGGATTTAAGAGAATATGCTCATGCGGTAAATGTTGCGCTTTTATCTTTACACCTTGCGAACAAAAAGCAGATTCCCCCTAATCAATTAAAAGATGTAGGGATGGGAGCATTGCTTCATGATATAGGGAATGCTATTAAGGTTAGTGATGCTGGGCATCCATTAGTTGGATTTAACTTCTTACGAAATATAAGAGAAATAAGCTTACTTTCTGCTCATATGGCCTATCAGCATCATGAAAAGGTAGATGGAACGGGCTTCCCACGCGGTATAGCAGAAGATCAAATTCATGAATTTGCCCAAATTTGTTCAATTGCTAATATGTATGATAATCTCTTATCAAGTCAAGAGATGCCGCCTCATGAAGTGATGGAATATATTATGACGAAAGCAGGTACTGATTTTAGTATGGAGCTTGTTCAACTATTTGTGGAAGTGGTTCCTTCCTATATCCCGGGCACAAGGGTGATAATGAATAATGGAAGAGAAGCGATCATCACAAAGATAAAAGGGAGTATGCAAAGACCATACATTCGTTTTATCGAATCTGGGGAAGAAGTTTCATTAGTATCCAACCCCACTTTATTAATAAAGGAAGTTCTTCAAAAAGGATAG
- a CDS encoding DmpA family aminopeptidase — protein sequence MQRNKKIRNRGISIGALKTGRNNCITDVEGVKVGHVTLDHPLEGDEYACTGVTAILPHGGNLFREKVVAASYVLNGFGKTTGLVQVNELGVIESPIMLTNTFGVPAVTQGTLEYMLDITPEIGETTGTINIVVGECNDSHLNSIRHFPVKPNHAKEAISKASINVSSEGAVGAGKGMVCFGYKGGIGSSSRIIIDGIEGKEYTVGCMVLSNFGSKEEFPSHRFSGLGTQETAVSKTTDGSIIIVLATDVPLSDRQMLRVAKRCGIGLGRSGSHFSHGSGDIVIAFSTAQKVFHQNEQVFEASQHIRDDHPMMNQLFAAAAESTEEAIFNSLSQAETTSGRKGNIVEALFPE from the coding sequence ATGCAAAGAAATAAAAAAATTAGAAATAGGGGTATCTCAATCGGGGCACTTAAAACAGGAAGGAATAACTGTATTACTGATGTAGAAGGGGTAAAAGTTGGTCATGTTACACTTGATCATCCATTAGAGGGAGATGAGTATGCCTGTACTGGAGTAACAGCTATCCTTCCCCACGGAGGGAACTTGTTTAGAGAAAAAGTGGTTGCAGCTAGCTATGTATTGAACGGATTTGGAAAAACAACGGGATTAGTACAGGTAAATGAATTAGGTGTGATCGAGTCTCCTATCATGCTTACGAATACTTTTGGTGTTCCAGCCGTTACTCAAGGGACATTAGAGTATATGCTTGATATCACTCCGGAGATCGGAGAAACGACTGGAACAATTAATATTGTAGTTGGAGAATGCAATGATAGCCATTTGAATTCGATTCGGCATTTTCCTGTAAAGCCAAATCATGCGAAGGAAGCAATTTCTAAAGCATCTATAAACGTATCTTCAGAAGGGGCTGTTGGAGCAGGTAAAGGAATGGTCTGCTTTGGATATAAAGGTGGAATTGGGAGTTCCTCTCGAATTATTATTGATGGAATTGAAGGGAAGGAATACACAGTAGGATGTATGGTTTTAAGCAATTTTGGATCAAAAGAAGAGTTTCCGTCCCATCGGTTTTCAGGACTTGGAACTCAAGAAACTGCGGTATCCAAAACGACTGATGGCTCTATCATCATAGTTCTTGCCACAGATGTTCCTCTCAGTGATAGGCAGATGCTAAGAGTCGCCAAGCGCTGTGGCATTGGATTAGGCCGATCCGGCAGCCATTTTAGCCATGGCAGTGGAGATATCGTAATCGCATTTTCTACAGCTCAAAAAGTTTTTCATCAAAATGAACAAGTTTTTGAAGCCTCTCAGCATATAAGAGATGATCACCCAATGATGAATCAACTATTTGCCGCTGCAGCTGAATCAACAGAAGAGGCTATTTTTAATTCGCTATCCCAAGCAGAAACAACAAGTGGGAGAAAAGGGAACATTGTCGAAGCATTGTTTCCTGAATGA
- a CDS encoding SagB/ThcOx family dehydrogenase produces MSLDAFLYNLHFDVEKLSPPDWEVNWDDAPLPYKIYRDLPVIPLSLEVPLTLEGLESPSTPDLYRFGHFLWYVFGLTQFNQSVYTIENMPELMQSFRRFVPSGGALYPNELYVYLKLEDLPEGVYHYDVVHHGLVLLREGNFDSFIARALGNGCDVSSCFGTVFVSTMFWKNYYKYNNFSYRLQGLDAGVEIGQLLEVSKRFGFESGVYFQFLDRAINHLLGLSEEKESVYAVIPLSADPTNWSPNISDREGMITDAELGRELTVIQYDHKERSQKVDKCLMLTKMNEASMLESTQSFRNIPFKENISYEGHVIALPRVKRFPYDLASFCRERFSPDMDFVLGNVSVSQLATLLQEATASFAYRNDLDAAYSRKELRVSLYCCLYNIEGVANGAYYYDPLDHSLRQINLGDHRLQLLDGMTGHNVNITQVPICIHVVGDKDYYKSTFGYRGYRIQQMEAGMLVQRLLIAASSNGMGGHPLLGFDAKICDEIYKLDSQEKTCLIQIPIGPYRDRPWLRGTLLS; encoded by the coding sequence ATGAGTCTAGATGCATTTTTGTACAATCTGCATTTTGATGTTGAAAAACTAAGCCCGCCGGACTGGGAAGTGAATTGGGATGATGCACCGTTACCTTATAAGATATATCGTGATTTGCCGGTAATTCCGTTATCTCTAGAAGTACCTCTTACACTTGAAGGATTGGAATCACCATCGACACCTGACCTTTACAGGTTCGGTCATTTTCTATGGTATGTATTCGGCCTTACCCAGTTTAACCAGTCAGTTTATACGATAGAGAATATGCCTGAGCTCATGCAGTCTTTTAGAAGGTTTGTTCCATCTGGAGGGGCGTTGTATCCAAATGAATTATACGTGTATTTGAAGCTGGAGGATTTGCCTGAAGGGGTATATCATTACGATGTGGTGCATCATGGTTTAGTGCTGCTGCGAGAAGGAAATTTCGATTCATTTATCGCCAGAGCTCTTGGAAATGGTTGTGATGTATCGTCTTGTTTTGGTACGGTGTTTGTATCAACGATGTTTTGGAAAAATTACTATAAATACAATAATTTTTCCTACCGACTGCAAGGACTGGATGCTGGTGTAGAGATTGGACAGTTACTGGAGGTATCGAAGCGATTTGGCTTCGAATCGGGAGTGTACTTCCAATTTCTTGATCGGGCTATCAACCATCTTCTTGGTCTTTCCGAAGAAAAGGAAAGTGTGTACGCTGTTATACCGCTATCTGCTGACCCTACAAACTGGTCACCTAACATAAGTGACAGGGAGGGAATGATCACTGACGCAGAATTGGGCCGAGAGTTAACAGTCATTCAGTATGATCACAAAGAACGGTCACAGAAGGTCGATAAGTGTTTGATGTTAACCAAGATGAATGAAGCGTCTATGCTGGAATCAACGCAATCGTTTCGAAATATTCCTTTCAAAGAGAATATAAGTTATGAGGGGCATGTTATAGCACTGCCTCGTGTGAAGAGGTTTCCGTATGATTTGGCATCCTTTTGTAGAGAAAGATTTTCACCAGACATGGACTTCGTGTTGGGAAATGTAAGTGTATCTCAATTAGCCACTCTTTTACAGGAGGCGACTGCCTCTTTTGCGTATCGAAATGATTTAGATGCAGCATATTCTAGAAAAGAGCTCCGTGTCTCTCTGTACTGCTGTTTGTATAATATAGAAGGCGTAGCAAACGGTGCTTATTATTATGATCCCTTAGACCATTCCTTGCGACAGATAAATCTTGGAGACCATCGACTTCAGTTGCTTGACGGGATGACTGGCCATAATGTAAATATTACTCAAGTACCAATCTGCATTCATGTGGTAGGAGATAAAGATTACTATAAATCGACATTTGGATATAGAGGATATCGCATTCAGCAAATGGAAGCGGGTATGCTTGTACAGCGATTACTAATAGCGGCGTCATCCAATGGAATGGGGGGACACCCACTCCTCGGATTTGATGCGAAAATATGTGATGAGATTTACAAGCTCGATTCACAAGAAAAAACCTGTCTCATCCAAATCCCGATTGGCCCTTATCGAGATCGGCCATGGTTACGGGGAACCCTGCTTAGTTAA